One window of the Zea mays cultivar B73 chromosome 3, Zm-B73-REFERENCE-NAM-5.0, whole genome shotgun sequence genome contains the following:
- the HMT-3 gene encoding homocysteine S-methyltransferase 3 has product MVGTAEGGAERAVRRWVDAAGGRLVLDGGLATELEANGADLNDPLWSAKCLLSSPHLIRKVHMDYLEAGANIIITASYQATIQGFESKGFSKEQSENLLTKSVQIALEAREMFLKEHLEKSTPIQHPILVAAALGSYGAYLADGSEYSGDYGEAGTKEFLKDFHRRRLQVLAEAGPDLIAFETIPNKLEAQAYVELLEECNINIPSWLSFNSKDGVHVVSGDSLIECATIADKCAKVGAVGINCTPPRFIHGLILSIRKVTDKPILIYPNSGERYDGEKKEWVESTGVSDGDFVSYVNEWCKDGAALIGGCCRTTPNTIRAIHRTLNQGCHKHQLPVA; this is encoded by the exons ATGGTGGGGACGGCGGAAGGCGGCGCGGAGAGGGCGGTGCGGCGGTGGGTGGACGCCGCCGGCGGGCGCCTGGTCCTGGACGGCGGGCTGGCCACGGAGCTCGAGGCCAACGGCGCCGACCTCAACGACCCGCTCTGGAGCGCCAAGTGCCTCCTCTCCTCCCCGCACCTCATCCGCAAG GTCCATATGGACTACCTAGAAGCTGGGGCGAACATTATAATCACAGCATCGTATCAG GCCACTATCCAAGGGTTTgaatcaaagggcttttcaaaaGAACAAAGTGAAAACTTGTTAACAAAGAGTGTTCAGATTGCACTGGAAGCCCGTGAGATGTTCTTGAAGGAACATTTGGAGAAATCCACTCCTATACAGCATCCTATTCTGGTTGCAGCAGCTCTAGGGAGTTATGGGGCTTATCTTGCTGATGGCTCTGAGTACAG TGGGGATTATGGTGAAGCTGGTACGAAAGAGTTCCTGAAGGACTTTCATCGGCGGAGGCTTCAGGTTCTTGCTGAAGCAGGCCCGGATTTGATTGCTTTTGAAACGATCCCCAACAAATTGGAAGCTCAG GCATATGTTGAACTCCTTGAGGAATGTAACATCAATATCCCTTCATGGCTTTCCTTCAACTCAAAAGATGGAGTGCATGTTGTGAGTGGTGATTCGTTAATTGAATGCGCTACTATTGCTGACAAGTGTGCAAAGGTTGGTGCAGTCGGGATAAATTGCACACCTCCAAGATTTATTCATGGACTGATACTCTCCATTCGAAAG GTCACAGACAAGCCTATTCTGATATATCCCAACAGTGGTGAAAGATATGATGGTGAAAAAAAGGAGTGGGTG GAATCCACTGGTGTGTCAGATGGTGATTTTGTTTCGTACGTAAATGAATGGTGCAAAGATGGGGCTGCGCTTATCGGGGGCTGCTGCAGGACAACTCCAAACACTATCAGGGCCATACACAGAACTCTTAACCAAGGCTGCCACAAGCATCAGTTACCTGTAGCATAG
- the LOC100193485 gene encoding 26S proteasome non-ATPase regulatory subunit 11 homolog-like yields MSSSMQSSYLPATTESVAKAQEAKDASESISILYRVLEDPSSSADALRVKELAITNLTNYLTKENRAEDLRNLLTQLRPFFALIPKAKTAKIVRGIIDAVAKVPGTSQLQISLCKEMVEWTRAEKRTFLRQRVEARLAALLLENQEYTEALTLLSGLIKEVRRLDDKLLLVDIDLLESKLHFSLRNLPKAKASLTAARTAANAIYVPPSQQGTIDLQSGILHAEEKDYKTAYSYFFEAFEAFSSLEDPKAIFSLKYMLLCKIMVNQADDVAGIISSKAGLKYLGPDVDAMKAVADAYSKRSLKYFETALRDYKAQLEEDPIVHRHLSSLYDTLLEQNLCRLIEPYSRVEIAHIAEMIELPMNHVEKKLSQMILDKKFAGTLDQGAGCLIIFEDSKTEEIFPATLETITNVGKVVDSLYMRSAKIMA; encoded by the coding sequence ATGTCTTCGTCCATGCAATCTTCATACCTTCCTGCTACCACTGAGTCCGTAGCCAAGGCTCAGGAGGCCAAGGACGCTTCTGAGTCCATCTCAATCCTCTACCGCGTGCTTGAGGATCCCTCTTCATCTGCGGATGCACTGAGAGTAAAAGAGCTTGCCATCACGAATCTCACAAACTACCTCACAAAAGAGAACAGAGCTGAAGACCTCAGGAACCTTTTGACCCAGCTCAGGCCCTTTTTTGCATTGATCCCCAAGGCGAAGACTGCGAAGATTGTGCGTGGCATCATTGATGCCGTTGCCAAGGTGCCTGGAACATCTCAGCTTCAGATCTCACTGTGCAAGGAGATGGTAGAATGGACCCGTGCAGAGAAGCGAACCTTCCTCAGGCAGCGTGTGGAAGCAAGGCTGGCAGCCCTTCTGTTGGAGAATCAGGAGTATACTGAGGCTCTTACACTCCTTTCTGGACTCATCAAGGAAGTTAGGAGGCTGGATGACAAGTTGCTTCTTGTGGACATCGACCTTTTGGAGAGCAAGCTCCATTTCTCTCTGAGAAACCTTCCAAAGGCCAAAGCTTCTCTGACTGCTGCCAGAACTGCAGCCAATGCCATTTATGTGCCGCCATCTCAGCAGGGCACAATTGATCTGCAGAGTGGGATCCTTCATGCTGAAGAGAAGGATTACAAGACTGCTTACAGCTACTTCTTCGAAGCATTTGAAGCTTTCAGTTCACTGGAAGATCCCAAGGCTATCTTCAGCTTGAAGTACATGCTTCTGTGCAAGATAATGGTCAACCAAGCTGATGATGTTGCAGGAATCATCTCATCGAAGGCTGGCCTCAAGTATCTGGGTCCTGATGTTGATGCTATGAAAGCTGTGGCCGATGCCTACTCCAAAAGGTCTCTGAAGTACTTCGAAACTGCTCTCCGTGATTACAAAGCTCAGCTGGAAGAAGATCCTATTGTCCACAGGCACCTTTCCTCGCTGTATGACACTCTCTTGGAGCAGAACCTCTGCAGGCTGATTGAGCCCTACTCAAGGGTGGAGATTGCTCACATAGCAGAGATGATTGAGCTGCCAATGAACCATGTTGAGAAGAAGCTGTCCCAGATGATCCTCGACAAGAAATTCGCAGGGACACTTGATCAAGGCGCTGGCTGCCTCATCATCTTCGAGGACAGCAAGACTGAGGAGATCTTCCCTGCCACACTTGAAACGATCACGAATGTTGGCAAGGTTGTGGACAGCCTGTACATGAGATCGGCCAAGATCATGGCCTGA